The Methanobacterium lacus genome includes a region encoding these proteins:
- a CDS encoding PH domain-containing protein, producing MSMRRPTHPGEKILLKTRPQFISTLESAFIRLIILLLLLYFFTAIIGIFAAIQGRIDYLTTVPFVQYSTYVLLIIIAVLFFWILWNFLSWRSTWYTVTTQRVQIKSGVLSTKSVYIHFNKMQDIEVTQSLVQRISSSGDIEIFGGRDKTNLILEDIPKPNQVEDLINQRIEVLSREPESRASKRKERYDDERF from the coding sequence ATGAGCATGAGAAGACCAACACATCCTGGTGAAAAAATTTTACTTAAAACAAGGCCCCAATTTATTTCAACCCTTGAATCAGCCTTTATCCGATTAATAATTCTATTGTTACTTCTATATTTCTTCACTGCAATAATTGGAATTTTTGCAGCTATACAGGGCAGAATTGACTATCTCACAACTGTACCATTTGTTCAGTACTCTACATATGTCCTACTCATTATAATCGCAGTACTCTTCTTCTGGATTCTTTGGAACTTCCTTAGCTGGAGATCCACATGGTACACAGTCACAACCCAAAGAGTACAGATAAAAAGCGGAGTACTGAGTACTAAAAGTGTTTACATTCATTTCAACAAGATGCAAGACATTGAAGTAACCCAAAGCCTAGTACAGAGAATATCCAGTTCTGGTGACATTGAAATATTCGGTGGTAGGGATAAAACCAACCTCATTCTAGAGGACATACCAAAACCAAACCAAGTTGAAGATCTAATAAACCAGAGGATCGAAGTACTAAGCAGAGAACCCGAATCAAGGGCATCAAAACGCAAAGAAAGGTACGACGACGAAAGATTTTAA
- a CDS encoding TRAM domain-containing protein yields MFGNNYGNERENNAPIEEGSEYDVKIEDTGRDGDGIARVEGFVVFVSGAKVGDEVRIRVNSVRRNFAFADIVE; encoded by the coding sequence ATGTTTGGAAATAATTACGGAAATGAAAGGGAAAATAACGCACCTATAGAAGAAGGTTCAGAATACGATGTTAAAATTGAAGATACTGGCAGGGACGGAGACGGAATTGCTCGTGTCGAAGGTTTTGTTGTGTTCGTATCAGGTGCTAAAGTCGGCGACGAAGTAAGGATCAGAGTTAACTCTGTAAGAAGGAACTTTGCTTTCGCTGACATAGTTGAATAA
- a CDS encoding TRAM domain-containing protein: protein MFGNNYGNERENNAPIEEGSEYDVKIEDTGRDGDGIARVEGFVVFVAGAKVGDEVRIRVNSVRRNFGFADIVE from the coding sequence ATGTTTGGAAATAATTACGGAAATGAAAGGGAAAATAACGCACCTATAGAAGAAGGTTCAGAATACGATGTTAAAATTGAAGATACTGGCAGGGACGGAGACGGAATTGCTCGTGTCGAAGGTTTTGTCGTGTTTGTTGCAGGTGCTAAAGTCGGCGACGAAGTAAGGATCAGAGTTAACTCTGTAAGAAGGAACTTTGGATTTGCTGACATTGTAGAATAA
- a CDS encoding PAS domain-containing sensor histidine kinase produces MDNEKSKDSEMRKKAEEILQGNFNPIKYTSKNVDEVIYELRVHQIELEMQNEELRVAQLKLEDSKHKYFDLYNYAPVGYFTLNKDGIILDVNLAGALLLGVERLNLQKSAFIQYIDPACRNEFHHHIMNVKKQRKDQTANIKLLKMNDPFYAHLETVKVLDNEGNLIEFRMSVFDINELKTTEEALKQIKHNLELKVEERTQELKSANEYNRSLIEASLDPLVTIGPDGKITDVNSSTEKFTGCTRNELIGSDFSDYFTEPEKAREGYQQVFKEGYVLDYPLEIKNKNRHTTPVLYNATVYKNKFNEVIGVFAAARDITGIKKAERKLIKYQDTLEKKVNERTKALKQSNKELKEFAYVASHDLKEPLRMITTFLQLLERRYKDKLDNEANDFIRFAVEGSKRMDNMINDLLEYSRIGNQEREFEYLQSEKLLDTVLMNLKSSITDTNAIITHDPLPLIFANEQLMIQLFQNIISNSIKYHGEKNPEIHISTDNANDEYIFIIKDNGIGMNQNHLKKIFTIFQRLHTREEYEGTGIGLAIVQKIVQKHRGKIWVESELGKGTTFYFTIPNKNY; encoded by the coding sequence ATGGATAATGAAAAGTCAAAAGATAGTGAGATGCGTAAAAAAGCTGAAGAAATACTTCAAGGCAATTTCAATCCTATAAAATATACATCGAAAAATGTTGATGAAGTAATTTATGAGTTACGTGTTCATCAGATTGAATTAGAAATGCAAAATGAGGAACTGAGGGTAGCTCAGTTAAAATTAGAAGATTCAAAACATAAATATTTTGATTTATACAACTATGCACCTGTTGGATACTTTACTCTAAATAAAGATGGGATAATACTAGACGTTAACCTTGCAGGAGCATTATTATTAGGAGTTGAAAGACTAAATCTCCAAAAATCAGCATTTATTCAATACATTGATCCTGCTTGTCGAAACGAGTTTCATCATCATATTATGAATGTTAAAAAACAAAGAAAGGACCAAACTGCAAATATCAAACTCTTAAAGATGAATGATCCCTTTTACGCACATTTGGAAACCGTTAAAGTTTTAGATAATGAGGGAAATTTAATAGAGTTCAGAATGAGTGTATTCGATATTAATGAACTTAAAACTACAGAAGAAGCTTTAAAACAGATCAAACATAATTTAGAACTTAAAGTAGAAGAACGTACACAAGAGCTAAAGTCTGCAAATGAATATAATCGTAGTTTAATAGAAGCCAGTTTAGATCCATTAGTAACTATTGGGCCGGATGGTAAAATTACTGATGTAAATAGTTCAACTGAAAAATTTACAGGCTGTACTCGAAATGAACTCATTGGCAGTGATTTCTCAGACTACTTCACAGAACCTGAAAAAGCTAGAGAAGGATATCAACAAGTATTCAAAGAAGGTTATGTATTAGATTATCCATTAGAAATTAAAAATAAAAATAGACATACAACACCAGTATTATACAATGCAACGGTTTATAAAAATAAATTTAATGAAGTTATAGGTGTTTTTGCTGCTGCACGTGACATAACCGGTATTAAAAAAGCAGAAAGGAAATTAATAAAATATCAAGATACACTTGAAAAAAAAGTTAATGAACGCACAAAAGCACTTAAACAATCAAACAAAGAATTAAAGGAATTTGCTTATGTGGCATCCCACGATCTTAAAGAACCATTACGTATGATCACTACTTTTTTACAGTTACTTGAGCGACGATATAAAGATAAATTAGACAATGAAGCTAATGATTTCATAAGGTTTGCTGTTGAAGGATCTAAACGTATGGATAATATGATCAATGATCTTTTAGAATATTCTCGAATAGGAAATCAAGAAAGGGAATTTGAATATTTACAAAGCGAAAAACTACTTGATACGGTTTTAATGAACTTAAAATCATCAATAACAGATACTAATGCCATTATAACTCATGATCCACTACCATTAATTTTTGCTAATGAACAGCTGATGATTCAGTTATTTCAAAACATTATAAGCAATTCCATTAAATATCATGGAGAAAAAAATCCTGAGATACACATTTCAACAGATAATGCAAATGATGAATATATATTTATTATTAAAGATAATGGAATTGGAATGAATCAAAATCACTTGAAAAAGATATTTACTATTTTCCAACGACTACACACACGAGAAGAATATGAAGGAACAGGTATTGGTTTAGCTATTGTACAAAAAATAGTTCAAAAACACCGTGGAAAAATTTGGGTTGAATCCGAACTTGGAAAAGGAACAACATTCTACTTTACTATACCTAATAAAAATTATTAA
- a CDS encoding ribbon-helix-helix protein, CopG family gives MSKKIAVGLRLDEVQLEQLKTFSKRKGGSPISHHIRIAIAEYLEKYDNSNL, from the coding sequence ATGTCCAAAAAGATAGCTGTTGGTTTAAGGTTAGACGAAGTTCAACTCGAACAACTAAAAACTTTCTCCAAGCGTAAAGGTGGAAGCCCAATAAGTCACCACATAAGAATAGCCATAGCAGAATATCTTGAAAAATACGACAACAGTAACCTCTAA